The Deltaproteobacteria bacterium genomic interval GAGAGGGGTTACTTTCTAACTTAAAGGCAAGAGATACGGATAGATATAAAAATACAAGTGCAAACGACTTGCAGTTGTTAAGTGGTATTGGTAGTGCATTGCAGCCGTATATGGCATTAAGGGAACAGCAGTTCTCAAGGGACTTACAGGACGAACAGAATAGTGCTAATAAAAAGGCGGCAACAACACAAACGGTAGTAAGCACAGTTGTAACTATAATAGCGGCGGCTGTATGATAAAAAAATATGGCAAGGAATTAGTGTTAGATTTATTTGGCTGCTCTGACAGGATATTGTCCAAAAGAGATATAAAGAGGTTTGTTTATGAATTGTGCGATCTGATTAAGATGAAAAGATATAAAGACGCTTATGTGTGTTATTTTGGCAATAAATATTCAAAGGGATATTCTATATTCCAATTCATAGAGACAAGCTCTGTTACTGGGCATTTTTCAGATGAATACAAATCGGCATACTTGAATATCTTTTCCTGTAAGCCTTTTAACAGTAAAGAGGTTGCAGCTTTTGCGAAGATTTATTTTAATGCCTCAAAATATAAATATAAGGAAATAAATAGATGAACCTTGTCAAAGAAACACTTCAAAAACTTGAGTTGATATTTTTCAATTATAACAATCCTGTTATATTATGTAGTTTCGGGAAGGACTCTATTGTGCTTTTGCATTTAGCAAGGCAGATAAAAAAAGACATACCTGTTATTTTATGGAGGGAAAATTCACAATTAAAGAAATATGAATTTGCCAATCGGATTATAGATGAGTGGCATTTAAAGGTTTATGACTTTCCGCCTGCCATAAACGATATTGTTTATAGGCATGGCAAGATGGACGGAGTGGGCTTTTACATGATAGGCGGTAATTATGTATATAAGGCAATAGAACTTTCCAATCCTAACGGACATTTTGCCTGCTCAATGGAAGATATTTTAATGAAGCCTACTTGTGAGAGATATAATTTTAAATGGGACGCTGTATTGTCTGGACATAAAAAGGCTGATATAGATGCCTTGCTGGGCAAGGTGGAATTGAAAACAGACCTCATACAATCAGGGAATGTGAGCTTATGTTATCCGTTATTTGACTGGACTGACGCTGATATTTGGGAATATATCCATAGTAACAATGTTCCATATAACGAAAAGAGATATGGTAAAGATGGTGTTGAGTTTAAGGATAAGACCTACAATGAAAACTATCATGCGGCGTGTGTTAAATGCCTTGACCCGAATGAGCAGGAGAATGTTTACTGTGAGAAAGAAAAGAAGGAAGTGCAGAATATGGGCAAACTCATTGACTACAAAAAGAGGCTTAAGGCGTATACAGAGACATTGAAAGAATATATGAATTTAGAGGAGGTATAGACTATGCCTGGTGGATATTATGGAGGTGTGCCGTTCCCAAGTAAATACGAAGCAGCCAATCAAGGGCTGTTGCAGGGCTTAACTGCTGGCATGATGATACACCGGCAAGGGCAGGCAGACAAACAGCTTAACCTTGAAAATGAGAGATATACTCAACGGCAGACGGCAGCGGCGCAAAAGCATAAACAAGAGGGGATGATGAAGCTGATAGAGTATAGTTTAAAGCTACCCGACAATAAAAGGGCAGGTTTTATAGAGGCAGGTGCTAAATCATTAAACATATCCAAAAACGAAGCTATGGAATTGGTGCAGCTTTTATCTAACCCAGACTCTATGACAGCTATAACAAGAATGGCAGAGGCTGCTGAAAATGGAGATGTTGCAGGGTTTAATACTATTGCTCAAAAAAACCAAATATCCGAAGCTCAATCAAAAAACATGTGGGAGACTATTCAGGGTCAAAAGGAGACAGAAGGCTTACGGCAGACAGACCTTTCCCAGCAGGGGATTAAACCTCAAATATATACACCTGATACTTTAGCAGTATCGCCAAATGATTATAAACAGGTAGATAAAACTGTTTTAGGCGGTAGCAATGAAGGATTATTGAGAAATTTAACCCTTGAGATGAAGGATAATATACCATACCAACCAGTTTTCAAGCAACACGAATTAGAGAAGTTTCAGGGCGCAGGTAATTTAATATTATTACCCGACAATAGGCCAAGTGAGATAACATCAAACCTTGGGCTTCTATCGCCTACCTATACGCCAGAACAAGAGGCTATAATAGCCGAAAACAAAGGCTTATCTAAGTCTGTATTGGAGAAGAGGATAGAGGGGAGGGGGAAGGCAGAGAAAGGGAAAATTCAACAATTTGATGTAGGCTCTAATACTGAATATTGGCAAGTTGATGATAAAGGCAACCCGATAAAGAAAATTGAAGGTATGGGTGGCGAAAGATTTAAACCACCTTCAACAACAGTAAATGTCGGAGCAGATAATAAATTTTTAGGTAAATTAGGTGAACATGCGGCGGAAAGTTTTACTAAGTCAAGAGAAAACGCCGTTCTGTCAGCTAATACAATAGGCAATATATATGATGCAAGAAAGCAATTAGATGCCGGTATTTATGCTGGAACTGGAGCGACCTATAAACTTGCAATAGATAAAATGTTGCAGACTGCCGGTATAAATATAGGCGGCGAAACAGCGTCCAATACAGAAACATTTGCAGGGGCAACAGGTAAATTAGTTGGTAAAATCATAAAAGATTTTGGGTCTGGCACTGGATTGTCAGACGCAGACAGGGATTATGCTGAAAGGATAGCTGGCGGGAAAATAACCCTTAACGAACAATCTATGAGGAAATTACTTGATATTGCTGAAAACGCTCAAAGGGTGCAGATAAAGATGCACAACAAAACAGCAAAAGAGATAGAAGGTAAATACAGTAAAGAGGCTATGCCATATAGTATGACAGTTGAAGAACCGTCTATATATAAGAAAAGCAATAGTAAGACAGCGGAAGAGTATTTAAAGAAGTTTGGAGGCAAATAAATGCCAACAGCACAAGAAGTTATAAAAGACCCTGAATTTTTAGGACTGCCACCTATAGAACAAAAGAAAGTGTTGCAACGGATAGATACCGATTATGCAGGTCTGCCAGATATAGAACAGGACAAGGTTTTATCTTCTTTTAAAACTCCCACCACTACACAGCCTAAAGAAGAAAGCTTCCTCTCAAAGGCGGGCAGGTTTGCAGGCGATATTGCTCTTGGAGTTCCTGAAACAGCACTTGGTCTTGCAAGTGGGGCCGTAGGAGCTGTAGCCGTTCCTGCTATTGCTGGGCTGGGTGGGCTGGCTAAAACTATAACAAGCGGTGCAGATGCAGGCGCGCAGACTATAAAGGACATTCAAGAAACCATATCGCCTTATGTTTCATATTCACCAAAATCAACCTCTGCAAAAAAGTCAATGGAATTTGTGGGGGATGTGTTTAGTATACCTCATAAAATTGCAAAACCT includes:
- a CDS encoding S-adenosylmethionine decarboxylase; its protein translation is MIKKYGKELVLDLFGCSDRILSKRDIKRFVYELCDLIKMKRYKDAYVCYFGNKYSKGYSIFQFIETSSVTGHFSDEYKSAYLNIFSCKPFNSKEVAAFAKIYFNASKYKYKEINR
- a CDS encoding phosphoadenosine phosphosulfate reductase family protein, with amino-acid sequence MNLVKETLQKLELIFFNYNNPVILCSFGKDSIVLLHLARQIKKDIPVILWRENSQLKKYEFANRIIDEWHLKVYDFPPAINDIVYRHGKMDGVGFYMIGGNYVYKAIELSNPNGHFACSMEDILMKPTCERYNFKWDAVLSGHKKADIDALLGKVELKTDLIQSGNVSLCYPLFDWTDADIWEYIHSNNVPYNEKRYGKDGVEFKDKTYNENYHAACVKCLDPNEQENVYCEKEKKEVQNMGKLIDYKKRLKAYTETLKEYMNLEEV